In a genomic window of Nodosilinea sp. E11:
- a CDS encoding DUF4126 domain-containing protein produces the protein MDLRAMDLQLLESIGLGLGLGVAAGFRVVVPFWVLSAAALFAHVELVDSLAWLGGTPAFVSLSIALVIEILAYSVPWLDNVIDTVALPVAAVAGTLLMAIAANQLDPFAQWTVAIVAGGGVAATVKGLNGLTRLVSTATTGGATNLVIAGIELVGAVVISVLALLAPVVMFVLVLAFFILLVRFAIKAFYRTQKPAPDSESPPR, from the coding sequence ATGGATCTACGCGCTATGGATCTACAACTGCTAGAGAGCATTGGCTTGGGCCTAGGGCTGGGAGTGGCCGCCGGATTTCGGGTGGTGGTGCCCTTTTGGGTGCTGAGCGCCGCTGCCCTGTTCGCCCATGTCGAACTGGTAGATAGCCTGGCCTGGCTGGGGGGCACCCCTGCCTTTGTCAGTCTTTCTATTGCTCTGGTGATCGAGATTTTGGCCTACAGCGTGCCCTGGCTCGACAATGTGATCGATACGGTGGCGCTGCCCGTAGCGGCGGTGGCCGGTACGCTGCTGATGGCGATCGCGGCCAACCAGCTTGACCCCTTTGCTCAATGGACTGTGGCGATCGTAGCCGGAGGCGGTGTGGCCGCTACGGTCAAGGGGTTAAACGGGCTGACTCGGCTAGTCTCTACAGCTACCACGGGCGGAGCCACCAACCTGGTAATTGCCGGTATAGAACTGGTAGGGGCAGTGGTGATCTCAGTCTTGGCGCTGCTGGCCCCGGTGGTGATGTTTGTGCTGGTGCTGGCGTTCTTTATCTTGCTGGTGCGCTTTGCCATCAAAGCCTTTTACCGCACCCAAAAACCCGCCCCAGACAGCGAGTCCCCTCCCCGCTAA
- a CDS encoding SDR family NAD(P)-dependent oxidoreductase — MAVERSLFSQTTPPQTALVVGASRGIGLGVVQQLLQDDRFGTVYGTYRRPESAQGLLSLTAQYPQLTCLPMDVTDEASIAEAIAQLQAQSPHLHRAVYCVGLLHDGDLQPEKSLRQITGENLMRSLQTNAFGAVLLAKHLMPLFKHDQPSLFAALSAKVGSIGDNRLGGWYGYRASKAALNMLIKTASLEYARRSPNTILALLHPGTTDTQLSEPFQRGVPPEKLFSVERTVTQLMAVMDGLTPADSGEFFSWDGTRLPW; from the coding sequence ATGGCCGTTGAACGTTCTTTGTTTTCTCAAACCACCCCTCCGCAAACCGCCCTGGTGGTGGGGGCCAGCCGGGGCATTGGCCTCGGGGTTGTGCAGCAGTTGCTCCAGGATGACCGTTTTGGGACCGTCTACGGCACCTATCGCCGCCCCGAGTCGGCCCAGGGGTTGCTGAGCCTGACCGCTCAATACCCGCAGCTCACCTGCCTACCCATGGATGTGACCGACGAAGCGTCGATCGCCGAGGCGATCGCCCAACTCCAGGCCCAGTCTCCCCATCTGCACCGGGCGGTGTACTGCGTCGGCCTGCTCCACGACGGCGACTTGCAGCCCGAGAAAAGCCTGCGGCAGATCACGGGGGAGAATTTGATGCGATCGCTTCAGACCAATGCCTTTGGGGCGGTGCTGCTGGCCAAGCATCTCATGCCGCTGTTCAAGCACGACCAGCCCAGCCTGTTTGCCGCTCTGTCGGCCAAGGTGGGCAGCATTGGCGACAACCGCCTGGGGGGCTGGTACGGTTACCGGGCCTCTAAGGCGGCGCTGAACATGCTGATCAAAACCGCTTCGTTAGAGTACGCCCGCCGCAGCCCCAATACCATTCTGGCGCTGCTGCACCCCGGCACCACCGACACCCAGCTGTCGGAGCCCTTTCAGCGGGGAGTGCCGCCGGAAAAACTCTTTTCGGTAGAGCGCACCGTCACCCAGCTAATGGCGGTGATGGATGGCCTCACCCCCGCCGACAGCGGTGAGTTTTTTAGTTGGGATGGCACTCGCCTGCCCTGGTAA
- a CDS encoding GAP family protein, producing the protein MGSVVVSLLPYIVGSALVPVQIIIGLLLLQSPNRGLLKGSAYVVGMTLTRLLQGAAFGLFLGESVAATGGGQKGPVVATLLLVLGIILLITAYKKWRKQPDPDDPPPQWLAAMDSITALQALGLGLALPLVAVKLWVFTLSALATIAAAQLGLQAGAIAYLMFILLAQALLLVPLLLRLVLPRQSKLWLASAAAALTAYNRPIVIGVSLVFGLLFLQSGISGLRAI; encoded by the coding sequence ATGGGAAGTGTTGTTGTCTCACTGCTGCCCTACATCGTCGGTAGTGCCCTGGTACCGGTACAAATCATCATTGGCCTACTGTTGTTGCAAAGCCCCAATCGGGGGCTGCTCAAAGGCTCAGCCTACGTCGTCGGCATGACCCTAACTCGCCTGCTTCAGGGAGCGGCCTTCGGGCTGTTTTTGGGGGAATCGGTAGCCGCCACCGGGGGCGGTCAGAAGGGGCCAGTGGTGGCCACCCTGCTGCTGGTGCTCGGCATTATTTTGCTCATTACCGCCTACAAAAAATGGCGCAAACAGCCCGACCCCGACGATCCACCGCCCCAGTGGCTGGCCGCCATGGACAGCATCACCGCCCTACAGGCGCTGGGCCTTGGGCTAGCGCTGCCCCTCGTCGCCGTCAAGCTGTGGGTGTTTACTCTGAGCGCCTTAGCCACGATTGCCGCCGCTCAGCTGGGGTTGCAGGCCGGAGCGATCGCCTATTTGATGTTCATTTTGCTGGCCCAGGCTTTGCTGCTGGTCCCCTTGCTGCTGCGCCTGGTGCTGCCCCGGCAGTCTAAACTCTGGCTGGCCAGCGCGGCGGCAGCGCTAACCGCCTACAACCGCCCCATTGTCATCGGCGTCTCCCTGGTGTTTGGGCTGCTGTTTTTACAGTCGGGCATCAGCGGGCTGCGGGCGATCTAA